The proteins below are encoded in one region of Citrobacter enshiensis:
- a CDS encoding PfkB family carbohydrate kinase produces MNAAHLRDLLPTLTTRRPVTVVGAAVIDVIADAWALPWRGCDIELKQQGVHVGGCALNIAVALKRLGIEASNALPLGQGVWADIIRNRMAKEGLQSLIDNAEGDNGWCLALVEPDGERTFMSFSGVENQWNSDWLAQLSVPRQSLLYLSGYQLAAPCGERLVCWLEGLDDVTPFIDFGPRIGDIPEALMSRIMALRPLVSLNRQEAEIAAERFELSTEMTAFGAAWLARFSAPVVVRHDKDGAWFFSQHAAGCVPAFPVEVVDTIGAGDSHAGGVLAGLSSGWSLADAVLLGNAVASWVVGHRGGDCAPLREELLLAHKNV; encoded by the coding sequence ATGAATGCTGCGCACCTGCGAGATCTGTTGCCGACCCTGACCACCCGTCGCCCTGTCACCGTGGTTGGCGCGGCGGTGATTGACGTGATTGCCGATGCCTGGGCTCTGCCCTGGCGCGGCTGCGACATTGAGTTAAAACAACAGGGTGTGCATGTTGGCGGCTGCGCGCTGAATATCGCCGTGGCCTTAAAACGTCTGGGGATTGAAGCCAGCAATGCCCTACCGCTGGGCCAGGGCGTATGGGCGGATATTATCCGTAACCGAATGGCAAAAGAGGGTTTACAGAGTCTGATCGACAACGCCGAAGGTGATAACGGCTGGTGTCTGGCCCTGGTGGAGCCTGATGGCGAACGCACCTTTATGTCATTCAGCGGCGTAGAAAACCAGTGGAATAGCGACTGGCTGGCGCAGTTGTCCGTCCCCCGCCAGAGTTTGCTCTATCTCTCCGGCTATCAGCTCGCCGCCCCTTGCGGTGAACGGCTGGTGTGCTGGCTGGAAGGTCTGGACGACGTGACGCCTTTTATCGATTTCGGCCCACGTATCGGCGATATTCCAGAGGCATTAATGTCACGGATTATGGCACTGCGTCCTCTGGTGTCTCTCAACCGCCAGGAGGCGGAAATCGCCGCCGAACGCTTTGAACTCAGTACCGAAATGACCGCCTTTGGCGCAGCCTGGCTGGCGCGATTTTCCGCGCCGGTGGTCGTGCGCCACGATAAAGACGGCGCATGGTTCTTCAGTCAGCACGCTGCGGGCTGCGTCCCGGCGTTTCCGGTCGAGGTCGTAGACACAATCGGCGCGGGAGACAGCCATGCCGGAGGCGTGCTGGCCGGACTGTCATCCGGCTGGTCACTGGCAGATGCCGTACTGCTCGGCAACGCAGTGGCATCCTGGGTGGTTGGGCATCGCGGGGGGGATTGCGCGCCGCTGCGCGAAGAACTACTCCTCGCACACAAAAACGTATAG
- a CDS encoding sensor histidine kinase — translation MYEFNLVLLLLQQMCVFLVIAWLMSKTRLFIPLMQVTVRLPHKFLCYIVFSIFCIMGTWFGLHIDDSIANTRAIGAVMGGLLGGPVVGGLVGLTGGLHRYSMGGMTALSCMISTIVEGLLGGLVHSVLIRRGRTDKVFSPLTAGAITFVAELVQMLIILLIARPFEDALHLVSNIAAPMMVTNTVGAALFMRILLDKRAMFEKYTSAFSATALKVAASTEGILRQGFNEVNSMKVAQVLYQELDIGAVAITDREKLLAFTGIGDDHHLPGRPISSTYTLKAIETGEVVYADGNEVPYRCSLHPQCKLGSTLVIPLRGENQRVMGTIKLYEAKNRLFSSINRTLGEGIAQLLSAQILAGQYERQKALLTQSEIKLLHAQVNPHFLFNALNTIKAVIRHDSEQASQLVQYLSTFFRKNLKRPSEIVTLADEIEHVNAYLQIEKARFQTRLQVTLTVPEALSHQQLPAFTLQPIVENAIKHGTSQLLGTGEVSITARREGQYLMLDIEDNAGLYEPTNNVSGLGMNLVDKRLRERFGDDYGISVACEPDCFTRITLRLPLEEHA, via the coding sequence ATGTACGAGTTCAATCTGGTGTTGCTGCTGCTTCAGCAGATGTGCGTGTTTTTGGTTATTGCGTGGTTGATGAGTAAAACGCGTCTGTTCATCCCGCTGATGCAGGTCACGGTTCGTTTACCGCATAAATTCCTCTGCTATATCGTCTTCTCTATTTTCTGCATTATGGGCACCTGGTTTGGCCTGCATATCGACGATTCCATCGCCAACACGCGTGCCATTGGCGCAGTGATGGGCGGTTTGCTGGGGGGGCCGGTGGTGGGCGGACTGGTGGGATTGACCGGTGGCTTACATCGCTACTCAATGGGCGGTATGACGGCGCTCAGTTGCATGATTTCCACCATTGTCGAAGGGCTGCTGGGCGGGCTGGTTCATAGCGTGCTGATTCGCCGCGGCCGGACCGATAAAGTCTTTAGCCCGCTGACGGCGGGGGCGATTACGTTTGTGGCTGAACTGGTGCAGATGCTGATCATTCTGCTGATTGCCCGTCCGTTCGAAGATGCGTTGCACCTGGTCAGTAATATTGCAGCGCCGATGATGGTGACCAACACCGTCGGGGCAGCGTTGTTTATGCGTATTCTGCTCGACAAGCGCGCCATGTTTGAAAAATACACCTCGGCGTTTTCGGCGACCGCGCTGAAAGTGGCGGCCTCCACCGAGGGTATCCTGCGTCAGGGCTTTAACGAAGTGAACAGCATGAAAGTGGCGCAGGTGCTGTATCAGGAACTCGATATTGGCGCGGTGGCGATTACCGATCGGGAAAAGCTGTTGGCGTTTACCGGGATTGGCGACGATCACCATTTACCCGGTAGACCTATCTCGTCGACCTATACGCTAAAGGCGATTGAAACCGGAGAGGTGGTCTACGCCGATGGCAATGAAGTGCCTTACCGTTGTTCATTGCACCCGCAGTGCAAATTAGGTTCGACACTGGTTATCCCGCTACGTGGAGAGAACCAGCGGGTCATGGGCACCATTAAGCTGTATGAAGCGAAAAATCGTCTCTTCAGCTCGATCAACCGCACGCTGGGGGAAGGTATCGCCCAGCTATTGTCGGCGCAGATTCTGGCGGGTCAGTATGAGCGACAAAAAGCGCTGCTTACCCAGTCGGAAATCAAACTGCTGCACGCGCAGGTGAATCCTCATTTCCTGTTTAACGCGCTCAACACCATTAAGGCGGTGATCCGCCATGACAGCGAGCAGGCAAGTCAGTTGGTTCAGTACCTTTCGACCTTCTTTCGCAAAAATTTAAAACGCCCGTCGGAGATTGTTACCCTTGCCGATGAGATTGAGCATGTTAATGCCTATTTGCAGATCGAGAAGGCCCGCTTTCAGACTCGCCTACAGGTGACGCTGACCGTGCCGGAAGCGCTTTCGCACCAACAACTGCCCGCGTTTACCTTGCAACCGATCGTGGAAAATGCCATCAAACATGGGACTTCCCAGCTACTGGGAACCGGCGAGGTCTCCATTACCGCGCGGCGGGAAGGGCAATATCTGATGCTGGATATTGAAGACAATGCCGGACTGTATGAGCCCACGAACAATGTCAGCGGCCTCGGTATGAACCTGGTGGATAAACGGCTGCGGGAGCGATTTGGCGACGACTACGGCATCAGCGTGGCCTGTGAGCCCGACTGTTTTACCCGAATAACTTTACGACTTCCTCTGGAGGAACACGCATGA
- the thiD gene encoding bifunctional hydroxymethylpyrimidine kinase/phosphomethylpyrimidine kinase, whose translation MKRINALTIAGTDPSGGAGIQADLKTFSALGAYGCSVITALVAQNTRGVQSVYRIEPDFVAAQLDSVFNDVRIDTTKIGMLAETDIVEAVAERLQRHQVKNVVLDTVMLAKSGDPLLSPSAIETLRTRLLPQVSIITPNLPEAAALLNAEHARSEREMREQGRALLAMGCGAVLMKGGHLDDAQSPDWLFTREGEMRFTAPRVNTKNTHGTGCTLSAALAALRPRHQNWAETVQEAKIWLSAALAQADTLEVGEGIGPVHHFHAWW comes from the coding sequence ATGAAACGGATAAATGCTTTAACCATTGCTGGCACGGATCCCAGCGGCGGTGCGGGAATTCAGGCCGATCTGAAAACATTCTCGGCACTCGGTGCGTATGGTTGCTCAGTCATTACCGCGTTAGTCGCGCAAAATACGCGCGGCGTTCAGTCGGTCTACCGAATCGAACCTGATTTTGTCGCGGCGCAGCTTGATTCTGTGTTCAACGATGTGCGAATTGATACCACCAAGATCGGTATGCTGGCGGAAACCGATATCGTAGAGGCGGTGGCCGAACGTTTACAGCGCCATCAGGTGAAAAATGTGGTGCTGGATACCGTCATGCTGGCAAAAAGCGGCGATCCGCTGCTTTCGCCTTCCGCCATCGAGACGCTGCGAACCCGCTTGTTGCCGCAGGTATCCATTATTACGCCAAATTTACCTGAAGCCGCAGCGCTGCTGAACGCTGAGCATGCGCGAAGCGAGCGGGAAATGCGGGAGCAGGGTCGCGCGCTGCTGGCGATGGGCTGCGGCGCTGTGCTCATGAAAGGGGGACATCTGGATGATGCGCAAAGCCCGGACTGGCTGTTTACGCGCGAAGGGGAGATGCGTTTTACTGCTCCCAGAGTGAACACCAAAAACACCCATGGCACGGGCTGTACGCTGTCGGCGGCGCTGGCGGCGCTTCGTCCTCGCCACCAAAATTGGGCCGAAACGGTGCAGGAGGCAAAAATCTGGCTTTCTGCGGCGCTGGCTCAGGCAGATACGCTGGAAGTGGGCGAGGGGATTGGGCCGGTACATCATTTCCACGCATGGTGGTAA
- the apbC gene encoding iron-sulfur cluster carrier protein ApbC → MNAQSQAKSPETLRAMVAGTLANFQHPTLKHNLTTLKALHHVAWMDDTLHVELVMPFVWHSAFEVLKEQCSGDLLRITGAKAIDWKLSHNIATLKRVKNQPGINGVKNIIAVSSGKGGVGKSSTAVNLALALAAEGAKVGILDADIYGPSIPTMLGAENQRPTSPDGTHMAPIMSHGLATNSIGYLVTEDNAMVWRGPMASKALMQMLQETLWPDLDYLVLDMPPGTGDIQLTLSQNIPVTGAVVVTTPQDIALIDAKKGIVMFEKVEVPVLGIVENMSMHICSHCGHHEPIFGTGGAQKLAEQYRTQLLGQMPLHISLREDLDRGTPTVISRPDSEFTAMYRDLADRVAAQLYWQGEVIPGEIAFRAV, encoded by the coding sequence ATGAACGCACAATCCCAGGCCAAATCACCAGAAACCTTGCGCGCTATGGTCGCCGGGACGCTGGCGAATTTTCAGCACCCCACCTTGAAGCATAATCTTACAACGCTTAAAGCGTTGCATCACGTTGCCTGGATGGATGACACGCTGCACGTTGAGCTGGTCATGCCGTTTGTCTGGCACAGCGCGTTTGAGGTGTTAAAAGAGCAATGTAGCGGTGACCTGCTGCGGATCACGGGCGCAAAAGCGATCGACTGGAAGTTGTCGCACAACATTGCGACGCTTAAGCGCGTGAAAAACCAGCCGGGTATTAACGGTGTGAAGAACATTATCGCGGTGAGTTCCGGTAAAGGCGGGGTGGGTAAATCGTCTACCGCGGTGAACCTGGCATTAGCGCTGGCTGCTGAAGGGGCGAAGGTCGGTATTCTGGATGCGGATATTTACGGTCCGTCTATTCCCACGATGCTCGGTGCGGAAAATCAACGTCCAACGTCACCTGACGGCACCCACATGGCGCCGATCATGTCTCATGGGCTGGCGACGAACTCTATCGGTTATTTGGTGACAGAAGATAATGCCATGGTATGGCGCGGTCCGATGGCCAGCAAAGCGCTGATGCAGATGTTGCAGGAGACGTTGTGGCCCGATCTGGATTACCTGGTTCTGGATATGCCGCCGGGAACCGGTGACATTCAATTGACGCTGTCACAGAACATTCCTGTGACGGGTGCTGTGGTCGTCACGACCCCGCAGGACATTGCGCTTATCGACGCCAAAAAAGGCATTGTGATGTTCGAGAAGGTCGAAGTGCCTGTGCTTGGCATTGTTGAAAACATGAGTATGCATATCTGTAGCCACTGTGGTCATCATGAGCCGATCTTCGGCACGGGCGGCGCGCAGAAGCTGGCAGAGCAGTACCGTACTCAGTTACTGGGACAGATGCCGCTGCATATCAGCCTGCGTGAAGATCTTGACCGGGGAACGCCGACGGTAATCAGCCGTCCTGACAGTGAATTCACGGCCATGTACCGCGACCTGGCTGACCGTGTTGCAGCGCAACTGTACTGGCAGGGCGAAGTTATCCCGGGCGAAATTGCCTTCCGCGCAGTCTAA
- a CDS encoding GntR family transcriptional regulator, which translates to MEQSHTRLIAQLNERISAADNTPLYMKFAETVKNAVRSGILEHGNILPGERDLSQLTGVSRITVRKAMQSLEEEGVVTRARGYGTQINNIFEYSLKEARGFSQQVVLRGKKPDTLWVNKRVVTCPDEVAQQLAIATGSEVFLLKRIRYVDEDAVSIEESWVPVHLIHDVDAIGVSLYDYFRSQHIFPQRTRSRVSARMPDAEFQSHIQMDSKVPVLVIKQVALDQQQRPIEYSISYCRSDLYVFVCEE; encoded by the coding sequence ATGGAACAATCGCATACCCGGCTGATTGCGCAACTGAACGAACGAATTTCAGCGGCGGATAATACGCCGCTTTACATGAAGTTTGCAGAAACGGTCAAGAATGCTGTGCGCAGCGGTATTCTTGAACATGGCAATATTTTGCCTGGTGAGCGTGATCTTAGCCAGTTGACTGGCGTTTCGCGAATTACGGTTCGTAAAGCGATGCAATCGCTGGAAGAAGAAGGGGTGGTGACCCGTGCGCGCGGATATGGGACGCAAATCAACAATATTTTTGAGTATTCCCTGAAAGAGGCACGTGGTTTTTCTCAGCAGGTGGTCCTACGCGGTAAAAAGCCCGATACGCTGTGGGTCAATAAACGCGTAGTTACCTGCCCGGACGAGGTGGCGCAACAACTGGCGATCGCGACCGGAAGTGAGGTCTTCCTGCTAAAACGCATTCGCTATGTGGATGAGGACGCGGTTTCCATCGAAGAATCATGGGTGCCGGTGCATCTTATTCATGACGTGGATGCCATTGGCGTCTCACTGTATGACTATTTTCGCAGCCAGCACATTTTTCCCCAGCGTACGCGTTCTCGCGTGAGTGCTCGTATGCCGGATGCCGAGTTTCAGTCACATATTCAGATGGACAGCAAAGTGCCGGTGCTGGTGATAAAGCAGGTGGCGCTTGATCAACAACAGCGGCCCATTGAGTACAGCATCAGCTACTGTCGCAGCGATCTATACGTTTTTGTGTGCGAGGAGTAG
- a CDS encoding RcnB family protein → MGMKKKMLIGALMLATSTVWAATGAKTGIAQYELSGFVADFTHFKPGDTVPQLYRTDEYKIKQWQQRNLPAPDAGTHWTYMGSAYVLINDTDGKIVKAYDGEIFYHR, encoded by the coding sequence ATGGGTATGAAGAAAAAGATGTTGATAGGCGCCCTGATGTTAGCAACCAGCACCGTCTGGGCCGCTACAGGAGCCAAAACAGGCATCGCTCAGTACGAATTAAGCGGATTTGTTGCCGACTTCACCCATTTCAAACCCGGGGATACCGTCCCGCAATTGTACCGTACTGATGAGTACAAAATTAAACAGTGGCAACAGCGCAACTTGCCTGCTCCGGATGCGGGAACCCACTGGACCTACATGGGCAGCGCTTACGTTCTGATCAACGATACCGATGGTAAAATCGTGAAAGCCTACGACGGCGAGATTTTTTATCACCGATAA
- the metG gene encoding methionine--tRNA ligase — MTQVAKKILVTCALPYANGSIHLGHMLEHIQADVWVRYQRMRGHQVNFICADDAHGTPIMLKAQQLGITPEQMITEMSQEHQTDFAGFNISYDNYHSTHSDENRELSELIYSRLKENGFIKNRTISQLYDPEKGMFLPDRFVKGTCPKCKAADQYGDNCEVCGATYSPTELIEPKSVISGATPVMRDSEHFFFDLPSFSEMLQAWTRSGALQEQVANKMQEWFESGLQQWDISRDAPYFGFEIPNAPGKYFYVWLDAPIGYMGSFKNLCDKRGDTVSFDEYWKKDSDAELYHFIGKDIVYFHSLFWPAMLEGSNFRKPTNLFVHGYVTVNGAKMSKSRGTFIKASTWLNHFDADSLRYYYTAKLSSRIDDIDLNLEDFVQRVNADIVNKVVNLASRNAGFINKRFDGVLASELADPELYKTFTDAAAVIGEAWESREFGKAIREIMALADVANRYVDEQAPWVVAKQEGRDADLQAICSMGINLFRVLMTYLKPVLPTLTERAEAFLNTELSWDAMAQPLLAHKVNVFKALYNRIEMKQVEALVEASKEEVKALSTPVTGPLADDPIQETITFDDFAKVDLRIALIENAEFVDGSDKLLRLTLDLGGEKRNVFSGIRTAYPDPQVLIGRHTVMVANLAPRKMRFGISEGMVMAAGPGGKDIFLLSPDEGAKPGQQVK; from the coding sequence ATGACTCAAGTCGCGAAGAAAATTCTGGTAACGTGCGCGCTGCCGTACGCAAACGGCTCTATCCACCTCGGCCATATGCTGGAGCACATCCAGGCTGATGTCTGGGTCCGTTACCAGCGAATGCGCGGCCATCAGGTTAACTTCATCTGCGCAGACGACGCCCACGGCACGCCAATCATGCTGAAAGCACAGCAATTGGGCATCACGCCTGAGCAGATGATTACCGAAATGAGTCAGGAGCATCAGACTGATTTCGCAGGTTTCAACATCAGCTATGACAACTACCACTCGACGCACAGCGATGAGAACCGTGAATTGTCCGAGCTGATTTACTCGCGCCTGAAAGAGAACGGTTTTATCAAAAACCGCACCATCTCTCAGCTTTACGATCCGGAAAAAGGCATGTTCCTGCCGGACCGTTTTGTCAAAGGCACCTGCCCGAAATGTAAGGCGGCGGACCAGTACGGCGATAACTGTGAAGTCTGCGGCGCGACCTACAGCCCGACTGAGCTTATCGAGCCGAAATCCGTTATTTCCGGCGCTACGCCGGTGATGCGTGACTCTGAACACTTCTTCTTTGACCTGCCCTCTTTCAGCGAGATGCTTCAGGCGTGGACCCGCAGCGGCGCGCTGCAGGAGCAGGTCGCAAACAAAATGCAGGAATGGTTTGAATCCGGCCTGCAACAGTGGGACATCTCCCGCGATGCGCCGTACTTCGGTTTTGAAATTCCGAATGCGCCGGGTAAATACTTCTACGTCTGGCTGGATGCGCCAATCGGCTACATGGGTTCATTCAAGAACCTGTGCGACAAGCGCGGCGACACCGTAAGCTTTGACGAATACTGGAAGAAAGACAGCGATGCCGAACTGTATCACTTCATCGGTAAAGATATTGTCTACTTCCACAGTCTGTTCTGGCCCGCGATGCTGGAAGGCAGCAACTTCCGCAAACCGACGAACCTGTTTGTTCACGGCTATGTGACGGTGAACGGCGCGAAGATGTCAAAATCGCGCGGCACCTTCATTAAAGCCAGCACCTGGCTGAACCATTTTGACGCCGACAGCCTGCGTTACTACTACACCGCGAAGCTCTCTTCCCGTATCGATGATATCGACCTGAATCTGGAAGATTTCGTGCAACGCGTGAATGCCGATATCGTGAACAAGGTGGTTAACCTTGCGTCGCGTAACGCGGGCTTTATTAATAAGCGTTTCGATGGCGTACTGGCTTCTGAGCTGGCCGACCCTGAGCTGTATAAAACCTTCACCGACGCCGCAGCAGTGATTGGCGAAGCGTGGGAAAGCCGTGAATTCGGTAAAGCGATCCGTGAAATCATGGCGCTGGCCGACGTCGCCAACCGTTATGTCGATGAACAGGCGCCGTGGGTAGTTGCGAAACAGGAAGGCCGCGACGCCGACCTGCAGGCGATTTGCTCAATGGGTATCAACCTGTTCCGCGTACTGATGACTTATCTGAAGCCGGTTCTGCCAACGCTGACCGAACGTGCGGAAGCGTTCCTGAATACCGAACTGAGCTGGGATGCCATGGCGCAGCCGCTGCTCGCTCACAAGGTCAATGTCTTCAAAGCGCTCTACAACCGCATCGAGATGAAGCAAGTCGAAGCACTGGTTGAAGCCTCTAAAGAAGAAGTCAAAGCGCTGAGCACGCCGGTAACCGGTCCGCTGGCTGACGATCCGATTCAGGAAACCATCACCTTTGATGATTTCGCCAAAGTGGATTTGCGTATAGCCCTGATCGAAAACGCCGAGTTTGTGGACGGCTCCGATAAGCTGCTGCGTCTGACGCTCGATCTTGGCGGCGAGAAACGTAACGTCTTCTCAGGGATCCGTACGGCTTATCCCGATCCGCAGGTGCTGATCGGTCGCCATACGGTGATGGTCGCCAACCTGGCGCCGCGCAAAATGCGCTTCGGCATCTCTGAAGGGATGGTGATGGCCGCAGGTCCTGGTGGAAAAGACATTTTCCTGTTAAGCCCGGACGAAGGCGCGAAGCCTGGACAGCAGGTTAAATAA
- a CDS encoding DUF1456 family protein has product MVSNDILRSVRYILKINNNDLVRIFALGEAEVTAEQLVPWLRKEDEEGFVRCPDILMSCFLNGLIYEKRGRDESAPALAVERRINNNIMLKKLRIAFALKTDDILAIMTEQKFRVSMPEITAMMRAPDHKNFRECGDQFLRYFLRGLAVREHAKKA; this is encoded by the coding sequence ATGGTCAGTAACGATATTTTACGCAGCGTCCGCTACATCCTGAAAATCAACAATAACGATCTGGTGCGTATTTTCGCGCTGGGGGAAGCCGAAGTGACGGCGGAACAACTGGTTCCCTGGCTGCGTAAAGAAGATGAAGAGGGTTTCGTGCGTTGCCCGGACATCTTAATGTCGTGCTTCCTGAATGGTCTGATTTATGAAAAGCGCGGGCGTGATGAATCGGCTCCGGCGTTGGCGGTCGAACGTCGCATTAACAACAATATTATGCTGAAGAAGCTGCGTATTGCGTTTGCGCTGAAAACCGATGATATCCTCGCCATTATGACCGAGCAGAAGTTCCGCGTTTCGATGCCGGAAATCACCGCCATGATGCGCGCCCCTGACCACAAAAACTTCCGTGAATGTGGCGATCAGTTCCTGCGTTATTTTCTGCGCGGGCTGGCGGTGCGTGAGCACGCGAAAAAAGCCTGA
- the btsR gene encoding two-component system response regulator BtsR yields MIRVLIVDDEPLARENLRILLQVQSDIDIVGECSNAVEAIGAVHKLRPDVLFLDIQMPRISGLEMVGMLDPEHRPYIVFLTAFDEYAVKAFEEHAFDYLLKPIEEARLEKTLARLRQERSKQDVSVLPENQQALKFIPCTGHSRIYLLQLDDVAFVSSRMSGVYVTSSEGKEGFTELTLRTLESRTPLLRCHRQYLVNMAHLQEIRLEDNGQAELLLRNGQTVPVSRRYLKTLKEALGL; encoded by the coding sequence ATGATTAGAGTGCTGATTGTGGATGACGAGCCGTTAGCGCGGGAAAATCTGCGGATCCTGCTGCAAGTTCAGAGTGATATCGACATTGTGGGTGAATGTTCAAACGCCGTGGAAGCGATTGGCGCGGTGCATAAACTGCGCCCTGACGTCCTGTTTCTGGATATCCAGATGCCGCGCATCAGCGGGCTGGAAATGGTGGGGATGCTCGACCCGGAACACCGCCCTTATATCGTATTTCTGACGGCGTTTGACGAGTATGCCGTTAAAGCCTTCGAAGAACATGCTTTTGATTATTTGCTCAAGCCCATTGAAGAAGCGCGGCTGGAGAAAACGCTGGCGCGTCTGCGCCAGGAGCGGAGCAAGCAGGATGTTTCGGTATTGCCGGAAAATCAGCAGGCATTAAAATTTATTCCCTGTACCGGACATAGCCGGATTTACCTGCTGCAACTGGATGATGTCGCATTCGTCAGCAGCCGCATGAGCGGTGTCTATGTCACAAGTAGCGAAGGCAAAGAAGGTTTTACCGAGCTGACGCTCAGAACGCTGGAGAGCCGCACCCCGCTGCTGCGCTGTCATCGTCAGTATCTGGTCAACATGGCGCATTTGCAGGAGATCCGCCTTGAGGACAATGGTCAGGCTGAACTGCTGTTGCGTAACGGCCAGACGGTGCCGGTTAGCCGTCGCTATTTAAAGACCCTGAAGGAGGCGCTGGGGCTGTAA
- the thiM gene encoding hydroxyethylthiazole kinase yields the protein MQPDLHSRALAAHTLHQFRTLSPLTHCMTNDVVQTFTANTLLALGASPAMVIEPEEAGQFAAIASALLINVGTLTQARAEAMRTAVEQARIANTPWTLDPVAVGGLDFRRRFCLNLLALQPAAIRGNASEILALAGMSAGGRGVDTTDTATSALPAARALARQCGSVVVVTGEVDYVTDGQRAVSVTGGSPLMTRVVGTGCALSAVVAACCALPGNTLDNVASACSWMKQAGQLATARSQGPGSFIPAFLDALYNLNAEEYA from the coding sequence ATGCAGCCTGACCTGCACAGCCGCGCTCTGGCGGCTCACACCTTGCACCAATTTCGAACACTTTCTCCCCTCACGCACTGTATGACGAATGACGTCGTACAAACGTTTACGGCGAACACATTGCTGGCGTTAGGCGCTTCGCCTGCCATGGTGATTGAACCTGAAGAAGCGGGCCAGTTTGCCGCTATCGCGAGTGCGCTACTGATTAATGTCGGAACACTGACACAGGCGCGCGCTGAAGCCATGCGCACGGCGGTGGAGCAGGCGCGCATTGCCAATACCCCCTGGACGCTTGACCCTGTCGCCGTGGGCGGGCTCGATTTCCGTCGTCGCTTTTGCCTGAATCTGTTGGCGCTGCAACCTGCCGCTATTCGCGGTAATGCATCTGAAATTCTTGCGCTTGCCGGAATGTCTGCGGGCGGGCGCGGAGTGGACACGACCGATACAGCAACCTCGGCGTTACCCGCAGCGCGAGCCCTGGCGCGTCAGTGCGGAAGTGTCGTGGTGGTGACGGGAGAGGTGGATTATGTGACCGATGGTCAACGTGCAGTCAGTGTCACCGGTGGCTCACCATTGATGACGCGTGTCGTGGGAACGGGGTGTGCTTTATCCGCGGTGGTTGCCGCCTGCTGTGCGTTGCCGGGGAATACGCTGGACAATGTCGCCTCCGCCTGTAGCTGGATGAAGCAAGCCGGACAATTGGCAACCGCCCGCAGTCAGGGACCTGGCAGTTTTATTCCCGCTTTTCTTGATGCTCTCTATAACCTGAACGCGGAGGAATATGCATGA
- a CDS encoding YadA C-terminal domain-containing protein — protein sequence MKFVKSAVSVVVFSAIAISSAHAASVGYIGTIDGTNTFIAVKGVDESVKTYDLDQIQNNTNRITSVDADLNSTKDAVIVVNQKVDDVQTQADLHTGQIASNNHQIGILFNTKADQSTADSETANRVSGDKNLQTQITTNKSDQQQVNHALLNQNIHEDTRIKALEDAPKPKDGKDGRDGVTTTVTKVDSATQSKVAGNSQAIAATAKQSANVAQDLQDAKQFFTQQQASSNAQFNSLKDEVDSNKKEARSGAASAIAIASMPQVQASQAMMVSAGVGSFKNEQALSVGASFHAGSNTIIKAGISDSTNNDFAMGAGVGIGF from the coding sequence ATGAAATTTGTTAAATCTGCGGTTTCTGTTGTTGTTTTTAGCGCCATTGCCATTTCTTCTGCTCATGCTGCCAGCGTTGGTTATATCGGTACGATAGATGGTACAAATACCTTTATCGCTGTTAAAGGGGTTGATGAGTCTGTTAAAACATACGACCTGGATCAGATTCAAAATAATACCAATCGCATTACGTCTGTCGATGCTGATTTAAATAGCACGAAAGATGCAGTCATTGTCGTAAACCAGAAAGTGGACGATGTTCAAACACAAGCCGATTTACACACGGGTCAAATTGCCTCTAATAATCATCAAATCGGTATTTTATTTAACACCAAAGCGGATCAGAGCACTGCTGATAGTGAAACGGCTAACCGTGTGAGTGGGGATAAGAATTTGCAAACGCAAATCACCACCAACAAATCCGACCAGCAGCAAGTGAATCATGCGTTGTTGAATCAAAATATTCATGAAGATACACGCATCAAAGCACTTGAAGACGCCCCTAAACCAAAAGATGGCAAAGATGGACGTGATGGTGTCACCACCACGGTGACGAAAGTCGATAGCGCGACGCAATCGAAAGTCGCCGGTAATAGCCAGGCGATTGCCGCTACCGCTAAGCAATCGGCAAATGTCGCGCAAGACCTTCAGGATGCGAAGCAGTTTTTCACTCAACAGCAAGCCAGCAGCAATGCGCAGTTCAATTCGTTAAAAGATGAAGTCGACAGTAACAAAAAAGAGGCTCGCAGCGGCGCTGCTTCAGCAATTGCGATTGCTTCAATGCCACAGGTTCAGGCAAGCCAGGCCATGATGGTTTCTGCGGGTGTGGGTTCTTTTAAAAATGAGCAAGCGTTAAGTGTTGGTGCATCGTTCCACGCAGGCAGTAACACCATTATCAAAGCAGGAATTAGCGATTCAACCAATAATGATTTTGCGATGGGCGCGGGTGTAGGCATCGGTTTCTAA